Genomic DNA from Halobaculum sp. CBA1158:
ACGAGGTCGATATCTCCGGTCCCTTCGGCGACGACTACTACGAGGGGGAGGCGCGCGCGGTCGTGATCGCTGGCGGTCCCGGCGTGGGTCCCGCCGTCGCCATCGCGGAGTCGGCACTCGACGCCGGCAACGAAGCGGCGGTGGTCTATCGGGACGACGCGCCCGCGCACGTCGAGCGACTCGAGGACGCTCGCGACCGCGGCGCGAGCGTGGTCGTCGCCGACGGCGACATCGCCGACGCGGTCGCGGACGCCGTCACCGGCGCGGACGGGGAGCAGGCGTTCGTGTACGGGTTCGCCGACTTCGTCGACGAGGCGGTCGCGGCGCTGGAGGAGGCGGGGTACGCCGGCGACGCGAAGATCGAGAACTTCGGGTAGCTCGCGCGGGCGACGGTCCCGTCAGACGAGGCTGCCGCCGTCGAACTCGGCGCGCGCGTACTCGACGTCCATCAGATCGAGGATCGTCGGCGCGATGTCGAGCAGGTCGGAGTCGGCGATCGACGCGTCCGGGTCGTCGACGAACAGGGTCGCGTTCTCGAAGCTGTGCATCCCGTTGCGCGGCCCAGTCGAGAAGACGCCGTCGTCGTGGGCCTTGAACTTCGCCTTCAGGTCGAAGCCGTGGTTCGGGATGATCACAAGATCCGGGGCGATGTCGTCGTGCTCGCCGCGGAACGCCTCCTCCTTCTCGACGACGCGCTGGGCGACGGGCGTGCCGTCGGGCCCTTCGAGCGCCTCGATCTCGGCTTTCAGCTCGTCGCGAACGTCGTCGTACTCGTCCTCGGGCACGGACCCGCGGGGCTCGCGCCCCTCGAGGTTGAGGTACAGCCGACCGGGGATGAGCGAGTAGGCGCGTGCGCCGTCCGCGATGTCGCCCAGTTCCTCGTGGTCGTCGTCATCGAAGGACAGCCACCCCTCCTCCTGGAGCCACCGGTTGATGTCGACCTCGTAGTCCTGCACCGTGAAGCCGTGGTCGGAGGCGACGACGAGCGTCACGTCCTCCGGGAGCATCTCGCGGATCTCGCCGACGTAGTCGTCGACCGTCTCGTAGAACTCCATGAACTCCTCGTAGTACTCGCCGTCGCGAGCGTAGTCCTCGAACAGGAAGTGGTTCACCCGGTCGGTCGTCATGAAGACGCCGAAGAACAGGTCCCAGTCGTCCTGTTCGATGTAGTGGGTGAACGCCTCGAAGCGCTTGTCGAGCGTCTCGTGGGAGACCTCCAGGAACTCCGATTTGTCGTCCTTGTGGCCGAGTTTGGCGTTCGTGTCGATCCGGTAGTCGATCGACTCCAGGTAGTCACGGAGGTCGTCGGGGTAGGCCGCCTTGTCGACGCCCGGCGAGAGGAACCCCGAGACCATGCGCTGGACGTTGCGCTGGGGCGGGAACGTCACGGGGACGTTCAGCACGGTCGCGTCGAGGCCCTCGTTCGCGACGCGGTCCCACAGCCGAGTCGCCTGCACGTCCCGCCCCATCGGGACGTACGTGTCGTAGCTGCCGACCTCTCGGTCCTGGAAGCCGTACACCCGCGTCTCGCCGGGGTTGACCCCAGTGGTGAGGGCGGGCCAGCAGGCCGACGACTCCGGCGGTACGATGGAGTCGATGGCCCCGGCCGACCCCTCCTCGGCGAGCGCGGCGAAGTTCGGGAATCGGTCCGGATGCTCTGCCAACAGCGAGTGCGGCACCCCGTCGATGCCGATGAAGGCGACGCGAGGCGTGTCGTCCCCGCGAAGCCGATCGAACAGTCCCATGGCCCTCCTTCCTCGTGGGCAGGTAAAGTAATTCAGGTTCTGACCGGAGCCGACGCGGCTCCGAGATTTCGGCAGGAACTGCCGGGAGTCGTCGCTCCGGTCTCAATCCGCGTCGACCCGGCCTCGAGCGACGGCGTCGCCGACGCGCTCGACGAGTTCGTCCAGTCCCTCCAGCCCCGCGCGCTTGGCGACCGCGTCGTGGACGGACCCCGCGTCGCGGACCGCCTCGGCGGTACACGAGAAGACGACGACCGGAACCTCCGGCGCGACCGTCCGCACCGCTTCCGCCACGTCGACGGCGTCAGTCCCCGGCGGACGGTGGTCGGTGACGACACAGTCGACGCGCTCGTCGACGGCGGACGCCACGCCGTCCGGCGACCGAACGCGCCGAACGGATACCCCCGACCGGCCCCGCGTCAGGTACGTCTCCACGAGCGAGGCGATCCCCTCGTCGCGCTCGACGTGAATAACTCGAAGGTCGTCCCGACCGGTCCCCCCGTCAGCTCCCGATGTCTCTCCGCCCATGCCATGTGATACCATTACCGTACACTCCATGGCTCGACCCGGCGGGATAACTGGTTCCCATCGTTTATCGGCGATCATACACGGGAATAGACAGGTTCGTGTGGTACAACCGGCGAATCCTCGGTGCATCGCCGGCCGCGTCGCCCTCGGACCGCGGTCGCGGCGCGGTCCCGATGAGAATTTGAGTGGTCGGACCCAAGCAACGACCGTGAGCGAGGACCCGACGGAGGGCGCGAGCGACGGCGTGCCGGAGCGACCGCCGGCGCTCGGGCTGCTGGAGACGCTGTCGGTGCGACGCAACGCCGTCGTCGGGGTCGCGGTCGGCGGCGGTCTCGGCGTCGCTGTGTACGTGGTGCGGGCGCTGGAACTTCTCGGTCCGGTCGGCGGCACCCGCGAGTACCCCGTGATCGGTGCCGACGGCTACTTCCTGCTGCTGGCGTTCGTGCTCGCGTCGGCGACGGCGCTGCTCGTGGCGACGCTGTTGACGGTCGCCGCCGCCGTGCGGGCGATCCGCGCGGCCCCGGAGTGAGCGGACCGGCGAGACGGAACGGGACGGCACGGGACGCGGCGATCCTACGTCCGGCTATTCCCGGTCGGCGTCGGGGAACAGCCGGTAGGAGGTTCGTCCCACGGCCACGTCCTTCGGCTCGCCGTCGGGATCGACGCTGGAGACGAGGGTGTCGGTATATCCCATCGACCCGCCCGCGCGCAGCACCTCCGCCTCGACGCGCAGGTCGTCGGTGGCGGGGCGGAGGTACGTGACGTTGAGGTCTGTCGTCGCCAGCGACCCGGTCGTCGGGTCGTCGAACGTCGACCGCAGTGCGAATCCGGAGGCCGTGTCGACCAGCGTGGCGGCGATGCCGCCGTGAACCGAGCCGACCGGAGAGCCGGGGTTGACGAGCTTCTCGTCGTACGGGACGGACATGACGATCCGGCCGCGCTCCAGGTCCTCGACGGTCAGGTCGAGCCACGAGAGGAAGCCGTGGCTCTCGATGAACGCCTGCAGGAGGTCGACGTGGTCCGGAGAGATCGGGCCGGAATCGCGGTCAAGGTCGTCGCTCATGGCGAGGGACGCGCCTGCGGCGCACTTGACGATTCGGTTCCGACTTCGTCGTCCGGGTCGTCCGGGTCGTCCGGGTCGGTCGTGTCGGCTTCCGGTCGGATCGACTCCCGGTCAGGTTGCCGACCGATCGTCGTCGCGATCCGCGTCGCCGGCGTCGGTGTCGCGGTTGGCATCGGTGTCGCGGTCGGCGTCTGAGGTGGAATCGCCGCCACGAGCGCCGGGGGTTCCGGGTTCGGCGACGCCCGCGGCGGCGGCCTCGGCCGGACTCCGATTGCCGCCCTCACCGAAGCCGGCAGAGAGGATCCGGGTGAGCGCCTCCTCGACCTTCTCGTCGACCTCCTCGATGTCGTCGGGGTCGACCTCCATCACGAAGCCGGTGGTGATGTTCGGCGCGGTCGGCATGAACACGACCTCGCGGCCGTCGGCGGTCGTCTGTCCGGTCTTGAACGCCGTCATGCGCATCCCGTTCCACGGCTCCAGTTTCACCGGCGTCTGGAGGTCGTCGGTGCCGGTGAGGGCGGTCTCGACCGCCAGCTTCGAGGCGTTGTAGATGACGCGCAGCCCCGGGACGCGGTTGATCGCGTTGTCGATCACTCCCTCCGCGAGGCGGCCGGACGTCGTCCGCATCAGATAGCCCGCGGAGAACACCAACAGGACGAACACGACCAGCGCGACGAGCACCTCGGCGAAGCCGTACAGCGGCGCGGCGTACTCGTTGAGGGGTGCGAGTCTCGACCCCGGCGCGAACACGCCGCCCTCGGGCGGGGTGATCGTCGGAACGAACGGCAGCGTCGCCAGCAGGTTGTACAGCCAGTTCGCGACGAAGAGGATGACGAGGAGCGGGGTGACGACGACGAGGCCGCTCGCGAAGTCGCGCTTCCACGTGGACATTCGGTGGTCGAGTAGTCGTGGACGCCCCGGGCATATCAGCCCTTCTACACGGGAGGGTCACCCCCGAACTCGGGCTGGGACGCGGCCGGGTGGTCGTCCGTCGAGGGCGACGGACTCGGATGTCGGTGACGCCGGGATCAGACGCCGAGAACCGCCCGCACGGCGAACAGCGCGTTCTCCTTGCGCTCGCGAACGCGCCGGTAGAAGTACGACAGCCACCTGTCGCCGTAGGGGGCGTACTGCCACACCTCGACGCCGTCGGCGGCGAGGCGTCGCTGTTCGTCGTCGCGCACGCCCATGAGCATCTGGACCTCGTAGTCGGCCCCGTGCTCGGCGTGCAGCTCCTCGGCCAGCGAGATCATCGCGGGGTCGTGGCTGCCGACGGCGATGCCGTCGTCGCGCTCCTTGAACAGGAACTCGAGGTCCTCGCGGTACGCCTCGTTCACGTCCGCCTTGTCGGTGTAGGCGATCGACTCGGGCTCGTCGTACGCTCCCTTCACCAGGCGGATCCGCCCCGGCACGTCGACGAGGCGGTCGAGGTCGCCGCGGGTCCGCCGGAGGTTCGCCTGCACGCACAGGCCGACGCCGCCGTCGAACTCCCGCGCCAGCGCCTCGAAGGCGTCGAGCGTCGCGTCGGTGGTGTCGGCGTCCTCCATGTCACACCAGACGAACACGCCGTGCTCGTCGCCGGCGGCGACGACGCGACGGAAGTTCTCGCGGAAGACGTCGTCGCCGATGTCGATGCCCAGTTGGGAGGGCTTCACCGAGACGCAGGCGTCGAGGTCCGTGTCCCCGATGTCGCGTATCAACGAGACGTACGCGTCGGCGTCGGTCTCGGCCTCGGCGCGGTCGTGGTAGTGTTCTCCCAGGAGGTTGAGGATGACGTTCACGCCGTCCTCGTTCGTCCGCCGGACGTGCTCGAACGCCGCGGCGGGGGTCTCCCCGGCGACGAACCGACCGGCGATTGGCGGGATCATGTCTCTGGCAACGCTTGCCGGTCGCCCGTCTTGAGTCTTGATAGATCGTGATCGGGGGACGCGGGCCCGGCGTCTGTCGTCCGTTGTCGGCCGTCCATCGTCGGCTGTCCGCCACCCGCCACCCGTCGTCCGCCGTCTTCCGTCTCCCGTCCCCCGTCTCCCATTCCCCGTCCCCCGTCCGGCCTTCGGCGACGGCGTCGCCGCCGCGGATCCCACGGACTTAACACCGAACGCGGGGGAGTCGTCAGAACATGGCCGGACTCGTGGGGACCGTCGCGGTCGCGCTGTGGGCGATGCTGCCGGCGTACGTGCCGAACAACGCCGCGGTGTTGGCCGGCGGCAGCGCGCCGATCGACGGCGGACGGACGTGGGACGGACGGCGCGTGCTCGGCGACGGGAAGACCTGGCGTGGGACCGCCGTCGGCACAGCCGTCGGCGTCGCGCTCGCGTTCGGACTGAACGCCGTCTCGGCTCCGGCCGGCGCGCTCCTCGGCGTCGCGCTCCCGACGTTCCCGCCGCTCGCGGCCCTGGGGTTAGCGCTCGGCGCGATGCTCGGCGACGTCGGCGCGTCGTTCCTCAAGCGGCGCTCGGGTCGCGAGCGCGGCGCGTCGTTCCCCGTGCTCGACCAGCTCGACTTCGTGGCCGGCGCGCTGGGGCTGGCGCTCGTGCTCGCCTCGGACTGGGTGCTCGCGACGTTCTCCGCGCCGGTGTTGATCGTCGTGGTCGTCGCGACGCCGGCGCTGCATCTCGTGACGAACGGGATCGCCTACCTGCTGGGCCTCAAAAACGAACCCTGGTAGCCGGCGGTCGACTCGGTGACCCGATCGTCGCCGCCGATCTCACCGGCATCTCACCGGCGACCACTACCGACGACTGACGACCGGCGACTGACAATCGACGACTGACGACCGGCAATCGATACCCGTGACGGGCGACGCAGAGAATCGTCCGTGAGAATCAGGGCGACGGGGTTTTGTCCGACGCCCGCGCCGTGACCGACATGAACGAACCGGACGCCGCGGAGGTCGACGACCTCCCCGACGGGGAGCGGGAGGAGGACGACCGGCTCTCCCCCCGCGAGCACGTCCGGACGGTGTTCCCGACGATCGCGTTGGGGTTCATGCTGCTCGCGGCCGCCAGCGTCGCCGGGATCGGCGGCGTCGTCGCGACGGGACTCGGCGGCGAGCCGATCGAACGGCCCGATCGGCTCACCTTCTCTGTCGAGACCGGCGGCAACGACACCGCCATCGTGGTCTCGCATCCCGACGGCGCGGTCCCCTCCGAGGACCGCGTCGTCGTCGTCGACGAGGCCGGCACGCGGGTCCCGTGGAGCGACCTCAGCACGGCCGAGGGCGAGGCGCGGATCACCGGTCGGAGCGCGCTGGCGTGTCCCGCCCAGGGGTCGACCTACCGGGTCGTCTTCGAGGGTCGCGCGGCCGACCACACCGTCGACGCGTACGAGGTGGACGCGCCCATTCCCGCCAGCGTCGTCGAGCGCTGTGAGGCGGCGAACTGAGCAGACGCCGGCCGTCGATCGATCGGCGGCGGCCCCGATCGGGTCGTCCACGGACCGATAGCCTTTCGCGCCGGCGCGCGCCTCCTCCGAGCATGAGCGACAGCAGCGACGGACGCGGCGCGGGACCGGACGAGGGGGAGCAGGCGGCGCTGATCGACGCGCTGCGCGCGGCCGACGCCGTGCTGTTCGGGGAGTTCGAACTCTCACACGGGGGCACCAGCGACTACTACGTGGACAAGTACCGGTTCGAGACCGACCCCGACTGCCTCGGTCGGATCGCCGCCGCCTACGCCGACCGCGTCGGCGACGCGAAACTCGCGGGCGTGGCGCTTGGCGCGGTCCCACTGGTGGCGGCCACGAGCGTCGAGACCGGATCGCCGTACGTCATCGTCCGGAAGGCCGCCAAGGAGTACGGCACCGGCAACCGGATCGAGGGCGAACTGACAGAGGGCGAGGAGGTCGTCGTGCTCGAGGACATTGCCACCACGGGGCAGTCCGCCCTCGACGCCGTCGAGGCGCTCCGCGAGGCGGGCGCGGTCGTGAACCGAGTGCTCGTCGTCGTCGACCGCGAAGAGGGGGCGGCCGACCTGCTCGCCGACCACGACGTGGAACTGGAGTCGCTGCTCACGGCGTCGCGCCTGCTCGCGGACCGCTAGACGGCCGCCGATCCCCCTCAGTCGAGGTCGTCGCCGAGGCGTCGCCGGATCGGCGCGCCGACACGTCGGACGCTCGGCGCGTTCGATTGTGAGACACACTTACACAGGTCTGCGTGTTCGGACCGATCTACGATCCGAAGTGTTCATAGTTGCACGAACGAGCATAGCTGCATGAACAGGGCCGAGAAGGCCGCCCTCCAGTTACAGGCGGTCGCCGTGTTGCGGACGCTGAAGGAGACGCGAACGTACGACGAACTCGCCGAGGTGACCGGCCTGCCCGCGGGCGACCTGAACCGCTACGTCAACGGCCACGTCCTCCCCGGGGCCGAACGCGCCCGGGAGGTCGTCGGTGGGATCGGCCGCGAGACGCTGGCCGACGAACTGGAGGCGCGGATCGGCTTCGACGACGAGGGCTACGTCGACAACTCCGGCGTCGTCTTCGACCAGCCGTTTCTCGACCTGGTCGCGCCGGTGGCGGCCGAGTCGTTCGACTTCGAGACGCCGGACGTGGTCCTCACCGCCGCGACCGATGGAATCACCCTCGGGGCGGCGATGGCGAGCCACTTCGACGCGGGCCTCGCGTACGCGAAGAAGTCGAAAGAGACGGCCGTCGAGGAGTTCATCGAGTCGCGCCAGCGCCTCGCCTCCGGGATCGAGTTGACGTACTACCTCCCCGCGGGAGCGATCGACGCCGGCGAGTCCGTGCTCGTCGTCGACGACCTGATCCGCTCGGGCGAGACCCAGGAGCTCCTGCTCGATATCGCCCTCCAGGCGGACGCCGAAGTCACCGGCGTGTTCGCGCTCATCGCCGTCGGCGACGAGGGAACCGACCGCGCCGCGGAGATCACCGACGCGCCGGTGGGCGCGCTCACGCGGTTCGAGTAGAGCGTCGTCGAGCGAAGCGAGACGACGGAGAGGAACGGGGAGCGAAGCGACCCGTGGATAAGAGCGTCGTCGAGCGAAGCGAGCGCGAGAGGCGGGGCGAACGCCGCGGTCTCACGCGCCGGCTCGGCCGCTGGAGGCCGGCAAAGATCCGACGTGAGCGGAACAACAGATATTCTCGTTCTTGCATATCTATCGGTACGAAAGCCGAACGCTTAAACCAGAAATGCACAACCCTGGGACATGGGGCTGCAACAGCAGTTGGCAGCGTTCTTCGAGTTCGAGGAACTCGGGACGGATCTCCGGACCGAGGTCGTCGCTGGCGTGACGACGTTCCTCACGATGAGCTACATCGTGATCGTCAATCCGAGCATCCTCGCGGTAGCGATCGCGAACGGACCGGGGCCCGATATCGGCCGGTCGATCCCGGAGCTCCAGCAGATGCTCGCGGTCGTGACCCTCATCTCGGCGGCCGTCGCGACGCTGGTGATGGCGCTGTACGCGAAACGGCCGTTCGGACAGGCCCCGGGCCTGGGACTGAACGCCTTCTTCGCGTTCACCGTCGTCCTCGGACTGGGCATCCCGTGGAACACGGCGCTCGCGGCGGTCGTCGTCGAGGGCGTCGTGTTCGTGCTGCTCACCGCCGCAGGTGCGCGCGAATACGTGATCAAACTGTTTCCCCAGCCGGTGAAGCTGGCCGTCGGGGGCGGCATCGGGCTGTTCCTCGCTATCATCGGGCTGGAGGCGATGCGGGTCGTGGCCTCCGACCCGGAGACGTACCTCCAGTTCTCGCCGGTGTTCGCGCAAGACCCCGTGGCGATCCTCTCGGTCGTCGGGCTGTTCCTCACGTTCATGCTGTACGCGCGAGGGGTCCCGGGCAGCATCGTCATCGGCATCCTCGGAACGAGCCTGCTCGGCTGGGCGGCGGCCGCCGCCGGCTACACCGCGTACACGGTTCCCGACGACGCCGGCTACGTGATCGCGGACGCCTCGCTGTCGCCGGCGCTCGACACGCTGACGTACTCGGCGGCGGGCTACGACATCACGCCGCTGGTGGGTGCGTTCATCGGCGGCCTGGCCAACGTCGACGCGTTCGCGTTCGCGCTGATCGTGTTCACGTTCTTCTTCGTCGACTTCTTCGACACCGCCGGCACGCTCGTCGGCGTCTCGCAGGTCGCCGGCTTCCTCGACGAGGACGGCAACCTCCCCGACATCGACCGGCCGCTGATGGCCGACGCGATCGGTACCACGGTCGGCGGGATCCTCGGCACCTCGACGGTGACGACGTACATCGAGTCCGCCGCGGGCGTCGAGGAGGGCGGCCGTTCCGGGATGACCGCCCTCGTCATCGCGGTGCTGTTCCTGCTCTCGCTGGCGGTCGTCCCCCTGGCGGCGGCGGTGCCGATCTGGGCGAGCCACATCGCGCTGGTCGCCGTCGCCGTGTTGATGCTGCGGAACCTCGTCGATATCGACTGGGCGGACTACACCAACGCGGTTCCCGCCGGACTGACGATCCTCGTGATGCCGTTCACCTACTCCATCGCCTACGGCATCGCCGCGGGCATCGTCTCGTACCCGCTCGTGAAGGCCGCCGCCGGCGACACCGACGACATCCGGGCGGGTCATTGGGTGCTCGCGGGCGCGTTCGTGCTGTACTTCTTCGTCCGCACCGGGGGCGTCCTCGGCGGCGCGCTCTGAGGCGCGACGCTTCCCCGCACCCGGGGGTCGATCGCACCCGTCGAGCGTCCGACACGCGACGACGGAGCACAAGAGTTTCCACCCCGCACCGCTCCGTACGGTGTATGGCGACTTCTCTCCCCGTCTCCCGGCGGACGGCCGCGCGGGCGCTGGTCGCGCTCGTCGTGTTGGGGCTGTTCGCCCCCGCGGCCGTCCAGGCCCTCGTCCCGAGCGATACGGGCACGCCCGGGACCGTCGGACTCGAGGCGGGCACCGTCGAGGAGGAGGCGAACGGCTCCACCGTCGTCGCGATCCAGGGGTTCCACTTCCAGGGCCAGGGGAACCAGAAGAAGCCCGCCCGCCTCGTCCAGGTGCGACCGGACGGTTCGACCGACTGGGTGTACGACGGCTCGAACCAGGACGCGTTCTGGTTCTACGACGTGGACCCGCTCGAGAACGGAAACCTGCTCGTCGTCGGCACCAACCCCGACGGCACCACGGTCGCCGAACTCGACCGCGAGACCCGAGAGCCGGTCTGGACCGAGCGGTTCGACTTCACCGACACGCACGACGTGGCGATGCTCCCGAACGGCGACCTGCTGATCGCCAACATGCGCAACTGGAACGAGTCTGCCCAGCGCTCGGACGACCGCATCCTCGTGTACAATCGCTCGACCGACCAGATCGACTGGGAGTGGAAGTTCCGGAACCACTACCCGAACTCGACGGACGGCGGCTTCAGCGAGGACTGGACCCACGTGAACGACGTGGACCGTATCGCGGAGGACCAGTACCTCGTCTCCCCGCGTAACTTCGACCAGGCGATCGTCGTGAACCGATCGACTAACGAGATCGACTACCGCCTCGGTGAGGACGGCGACCACGACACCCTACACGAGCAGCACAACCCCGACTGGCTCGTGAGCGAGGACGGCAACCCGACGATGCTCGTGGCCGACTCCGAGAACGACCGCGTCGTCGAGTACGAGCGCCGCGACGGCGAGTGGGTCGAGGTCTGGGAGGTCGGCACCGGACAGCTCGACTGGCCGCGCGACGCCGACCGCCTCCCCAACGGCAACACGCTCATCACCGACTCGCTCAACCACCGCGTGATCGAGGTGACGCCGCGCGGCGAGATCGTCTGGGAGTACTACGCCACCTGGGGGCCGTACGACGCCGAACGCATCGGCACCGGCGCGGAGTCGAACGGGCCGACGATGGCCGACCAGGGCGTGAGCGGTAGCTACCAGATCTACGGGTCCGCGGGCCTCATCGAAGGGACCGGCGACACGCTGACGTTCGCCGCGGCCGTCCAGAACACCTTCGCCGGGACCGTACTGGCCGATCCCGCCCAGGGCTTCGCGACCACGTGGTCGGGCGTCGTCCCGTGGATCCGCCCGGTGTGGATGGGTTCGTGGGCCTTCGCCGGCGCGGTCGGCGGACTGCTCGTGCTCGTCGGCTGGGGGGTCGCCGAGGCGGTCGCCGCGCGCGACCGGATCAGACGCGGCGTCCGTCGGGCGGTCCGCGAGGTCCGGACACGCCGAGGCGAGAGCTGATCGCGCCGGTCCCGCGGGCGGTCCTGTCGACCGGTCGCGCTCGGCGGTCGCGTCGTTCCATCCCCCGATATCTCCGCTCTGTCCAGTCGTTCCACGACGAACTCCCCGCGCCTCGATCCACGACACATTCCGCAAACACCTTATAGCGACGTGGGTTACTCCGTGACGACGAGTACCCATGCCGAGACCCGAAGTTCTCGAACGCGTGAAGGAGGCCGAAGCCGATGCCGAAGAGATCGTCGCCGAGGCGGAGGCCGACCGCGAGGCGCGGATCTCGGAGGCGCGGTCGGAGGCCGACGAGATCGTCGCCGAGGCCGAAGCCGAGGCCGATCGCATCGAGGAAGAGCGCCTCGAGGAAGCGCGCGAGGAGATCGAGGAGAAGCGTGAGGAAATCATCGCGGCGGGCCGCCGCGAGCGGACAGAACTCGTCGACGAGGCGAGCGACCGGGTAGAGGAGGTCGTCGAGTTCGCGGTCGAACGGTTCGAGGAGGCGGTACATGCTCAGGCCTGAGCGGATGAGCAAGGTGTCGGTCACCGGGGCCGACGCCTACTTGGACGAGGTCGTCGAGACCGTCCACGAGATGAACCTCCTGCACGTCACCGACTACGGTGGCGGCTGGGAGGGGTTCGAGCAGGGCAGTCCCCGGTCGGGCGCGGAGGGCGCGGCCGAGAAACTGGTCACCGTCCGGTCGCTCAAGTCGATCCTCGGCGTCGAGGACGACGACGCGGGGCCGGCCCGCGTGCTCGACGACGACGAACTGGCGGCGGAACTGGAGGAGCTTCGCGAGGACGTCAACGCGCTGGACGACCGGCGCGACGACCTCCGGTCGCGGCTCCGCTCGATCGAAGAGCGTATCGAGGCCGTCGAGCCGTTCGCCGATCTCGGGATCGACCTCGACCTGCTGCAGGGGTACGACTCCGTGCAGGTCGCCGTCGGTCGAGGCGACCGCGAGGCCGTCGAGCGCGCCGTCCTCGACGCCGGCGGGCTGGCCGAGTACGAGGTGTTCGGCGACGACGTGCTGGCCGTGTTCGCGCGTCCCGAGGGCGACGACGCCGACGCGCTCGAGGACGCGCTGGTGAGCGCCGAGTTCGCCGGCCTCGACGTCCCCGACGTCGAGGGCGACAACGTCTCGCCGGAGGTGTACGTCAGCGAACTCGAGAAGGACCGCGAGGAGATCGAACGCGAACTCGACGAGGTCGAGACCGAGATCGAGGCCCATCGCGAGGACGCCGCGGGATTCCTCCTGGCGGCCGAGGAGACGCTGACGGTGGACGTGCAGAAGGCGCAGGCTCCCCTCTCGTTTGCGACGACGCGCAACGCGTTCGTCGCCGAGGGGTGGATCCCGACCGAGCGATACACCGAGTTCAACTCGGCCGTGCAGGACGCCGTCGGCAGCCACGTGGAGGTCGAAGAGCTCGAACGGGCCGCTTTCGGTGCCGACGGTGACGTACAGGTCCGCGAGGACGTCCCGCCGTCCGTCGAGGACACGGGCCCCGAGAACGGGGACGACGCCGACGCCGCAGGCGACGACGATGGCGCGACCGAGCGCCAGCGGGCCGTCGCCGACGGCTCCGGCGGCTCGGTCGTCATGCGAAACGACGACCCGCCCGTGGTGCAGGACAACCCCGGCATCGTCTCGCCGTTCGAGGTGCTCGTTCGGGCGGTCGGTCGCCCGAACTACCGCGAGTTCGACCCGTCGGTGATCCTGTTTCTCACCTTCCCGGCGTTCTTCGGGTTCATGATCGGTGACCTCGGGTACGGGATCCTCTACACGGCAATCGGCTACTTCCTGTACTCGAACTTCGACTCGAAGGCGTTCAAATCGATGGGCGGCGTCACCATCGCGGCCGGTATCTTCACCGCGATCTTCGGCGTCTTCTACGGCGAGTTCTTCGGCTTGCACGTCATCTCGACGTACTTCTGGGAGGGCGCGATCGGCCTCTCCAGCGCCCCGATTCACAAGGGGCTGCAGCCCGCCGACATCTACTGGGCGCAGGCGTGGCTGGTGATATCGACCATCGTCGCGCTGATCCACCTGAACGTCGGCTACGTCTTCGGGTTCCTCGAGGAACTGGAGTTCCACGGGGCGAAGGCGGCGATCACCGAGAAGGGCTCGTGGATCCTGGGCATGAACGGCCTCTGGCTGTTCGTGTTCAGCCGGCTGTACGCCGGCAAGAAGCCCGCGTTCATCTTCA
This window encodes:
- a CDS encoding PaaI family thioesterase, which encodes MSDDLDRDSGPISPDHVDLLQAFIESHGFLSWLDLTVEDLERGRIVMSVPYDEKLVNPGSPVGSVHGGIAATLVDTASGFALRSTFDDPTTGSLATTDLNVTYLRPATDDLRVEAEVLRAGGSMGYTDTLVSSVDPDGEPKDVAVGRTSYRLFPDADRE
- a CDS encoding DUF502 domain-containing protein; translated protein: MSTWKRDFASGLVVVTPLLVILFVANWLYNLLATLPFVPTITPPEGGVFAPGSRLAPLNEYAAPLYGFAEVLVALVVFVLLVFSAGYLMRTTSGRLAEGVIDNAINRVPGLRVIYNASKLAVETALTGTDDLQTPVKLEPWNGMRMTAFKTGQTTADGREVVFMPTAPNITTGFVMEVDPDDIEEVDEKVEEALTRILSAGFGEGGNRSPAEAAAAGVAEPGTPGARGGDSTSDADRDTDANRDTDAGDADRDDDRSAT
- a CDS encoding CDP-2,3-bis-(O-geranylgeranyl)-sn-glycerol synthase, whose translation is MAGLVGTVAVALWAMLPAYVPNNAAVLAGGSAPIDGGRTWDGRRVLGDGKTWRGTAVGTAVGVALAFGLNAVSAPAGALLGVALPTFPPLAALGLALGAMLGDVGASFLKRRSGRERGASFPVLDQLDFVAGALGLALVLASDWVLATFSAPVLIVVVVATPALHLVTNGIAYLLGLKNEPW
- the pyrE gene encoding orotate phosphoribosyltransferase, whose protein sequence is MSDSSDGRGAGPDEGEQAALIDALRAADAVLFGEFELSHGGTSDYYVDKYRFETDPDCLGRIAAAYADRVGDAKLAGVALGAVPLVAATSVETGSPYVIVRKAAKEYGTGNRIEGELTEGEEVVVLEDIATTGQSALDAVEALREAGAVVNRVLVVVDREEGAADLLADHDVELESLLTASRLLADR
- a CDS encoding alkaline phosphatase family protein; protein product: MGLFDRLRGDDTPRVAFIGIDGVPHSLLAEHPDRFPNFAALAEEGSAGAIDSIVPPESSACWPALTTGVNPGETRVYGFQDREVGSYDTYVPMGRDVQATRLWDRVANEGLDATVLNVPVTFPPQRNVQRMVSGFLSPGVDKAAYPDDLRDYLESIDYRIDTNAKLGHKDDKSEFLEVSHETLDKRFEAFTHYIEQDDWDLFFGVFMTTDRVNHFLFEDYARDGEYYEEFMEFYETVDDYVGEIREMLPEDVTLVVASDHGFTVQDYEVDINRWLQEEGWLSFDDDDHEELGDIADGARAYSLIPGRLYLNLEGREPRGSVPEDEYDDVRDELKAEIEALEGPDGTPVAQRVVEKEEAFRGEHDDIAPDLVIIPNHGFDLKAKFKAHDDGVFSTGPRNGMHSFENATLFVDDPDASIADSDLLDIAPTILDLMDVEYARAEFDGGSLV
- a CDS encoding phosphoribosyltransferase family protein, coding for MNRAEKAALQLQAVAVLRTLKETRTYDELAEVTGLPAGDLNRYVNGHVLPGAERAREVVGGIGRETLADELEARIGFDDEGYVDNSGVVFDQPFLDLVAPVAAESFDFETPDVVLTAATDGITLGAAMASHFDAGLAYAKKSKETAVEEFIESRQRLASGIELTYYLPAGAIDAGESVLVVDDLIRSGETQELLLDIALQADAEVTGVFALIAVGDEGTDRAAEITDAPVGALTRFE
- a CDS encoding proline dehydrogenase family protein gives rise to the protein MIPPIAGRFVAGETPAAAFEHVRRTNEDGVNVILNLLGEHYHDRAEAETDADAYVSLIRDIGDTDLDACVSVKPSQLGIDIGDDVFRENFRRVVAAGDEHGVFVWCDMEDADTTDATLDAFEALAREFDGGVGLCVQANLRRTRGDLDRLVDVPGRIRLVKGAYDEPESIAYTDKADVNEAYREDLEFLFKERDDGIAVGSHDPAMISLAEELHAEHGADYEVQMLMGVRDDEQRRLAADGVEVWQYAPYGDRWLSYFYRRVRERKENALFAVRAVLGV
- a CDS encoding FAD-dependent oxidoreductase — translated: MDATVAVRSVAEVGPDTVAVTLDSPPEFDARPGQFVRLTALVGGEETSRFYTVSSPDTEGTFETTVGLDGGDFSAYLASLESGDEVDISGPFGDDYYEGEARAVVIAGGPGVGPAVAIAESALDAGNEAAVVYRDDAPAHVERLEDARDRGASVVVADGDIADAVADAVTGADGEQAFVYGFADFVDEAVAALEEAGYAGDAKIENFG